In Campylobacter sp. 2014D-0216, the following proteins share a genomic window:
- the rplM gene encoding 50S ribosomal protein L13, giving the protein MTKITKPNEVKREWIVLDAEGKRFGRLLTEVATILRGKNKPCYTPNVDCGDYVIIINASKAVFTGANKAEDKLYHRHSGYFGSVKSEKFGDLLEKNPVKLYKLAVRGMLPKTNLGRAMLKKLKIYAGSEHPHTAQIANKGK; this is encoded by the coding sequence ATGACAAAGATAACAAAGCCAAACGAAGTAAAACGCGAATGGATCGTTTTAGACGCTGAAGGAAAGCGTTTTGGTCGTCTTTTAACAGAAGTAGCGACTATTTTAAGAGGTAAAAATAAACCTTGCTATACTCCAAATGTTGATTGTGGAGATTATGTAATCATTATCAATGCTTCTAAAGCAGTTTTCACAGGTGCAAATAAAGCAGAAGATAAATTATACCACAGACATTCAGGGTATTTTGGAAGCGTTAAAAGTGAAAAATTTGGTGATTTACTAGAAAAAAATCCAGTTAAATTATATAAATTAGCAGTTCGTGGTATGCTACCTAAAACAAACCTAGGTAGAGCTATGCTTAAAAAACTAAAAATTTATGCAGGTAGCGAACATCCTCATACTGCTCAAATTGCTAATAAAGGAAAATAA